From Methanocella paludicola SANAE, a single genomic window includes:
- a CDS encoding transcription initiation factor IIB, translating into MREIEKKEIPKEKTLERVKKEGEKAEGEERIVECPECGSRQLVHDYERAELVCNECGLVVDEDFIDMGPEWRAFDHDQRMKRSRVGAPMTFTIHDKGLSTMIDWRNRDSYGKSISSKNRAQLYRLRKWQRRIRVSNATERNLAFALSELDRMASALGLPRNIRETSAVVYRKAVTKNLIRGRSIEGVAAAALYAACRQNGVPRTLDEIAEVSRVSRKEIGRTYRFISRELGLKLMPTSPIDYVPRFCSGLSLKGEVQSRAVEILRQAAEKELTSGRGPTGVAAAAIYISSILCGERRTQREVANVAGVTEVTIRNRYKELAEELDIEIIL; encoded by the coding sequence ATCAGAGAAATAGAGAAGAAAGAGATCCCTAAGGAGAAGACCCTTGAGCGGGTTAAGAAGGAAGGAGAGAAGGCAGAGGGAGAGGAACGCATCGTCGAGTGCCCCGAATGCGGCTCCCGCCAGCTTGTCCACGACTACGAAAGAGCCGAGCTCGTCTGTAACGAATGCGGCCTGGTCGTCGATGAGGACTTCATCGACATGGGCCCCGAGTGGAGGGCATTCGACCACGACCAGAGAATGAAGCGGTCGCGTGTTGGCGCTCCCATGACGTTCACCATCCACGACAAGGGCCTGTCGACGATGATCGACTGGCGCAACCGTGACTCGTATGGTAAGTCCATCTCATCGAAGAATCGTGCTCAGCTATACCGTTTAAGGAAATGGCAGAGGCGCATCCGTGTCTCGAACGCAACTGAGCGTAACCTCGCCTTTGCGCTGTCCGAACTGGACCGTATGGCATCTGCTCTCGGCTTACCGAGGAACATCAGGGAAACGTCGGCCGTCGTGTACAGGAAGGCCGTCACGAAGAACCTGATCAGGGGCAGAAGCATCGAAGGCGTCGCTGCGGCGGCGCTGTACGCGGCGTGCAGGCAGAACGGCGTGCCCAGGACGCTCGACGAGATCGCCGAAGTGTCGAGAGTATCCCGCAAGGAGATCGGCAGGACATACCGGTTCATATCCCGCGAGCTGGGGCTCAAGCTGATGCCCACGTCCCCCATCGACTACGTGCCGAGGTTCTGCTCGGGACTGTCGCTGAAGGGCGAGGTGCAGAGCAGGGCCGTGGAGATCCTGAGGCAGGCCGCGGAGAAGGAGCTGACCAGCGGGAGAGGCCCGACGGGCGTGGCTGCGGCGGCGATATATATCTCCTCTATCCTGTGCGGAGAGCGCAGGACCCAGAGAGAGGTTGCCAACGTGGCCGGCGTGACCGAGGTCACCATCCGGAACCGGTACAAGGAGCTCGCCGAAGAGCTCGACATTGAAATAATCCTGTAA
- a CDS encoding H/ACA ribonucleoprotein complex subunit GAR1, producing MKRLGKVLHLSTHGNLIIRSDDGSLPRMNSSVLTKKMEKIGTVYDIFGPEKDPYISVRLFKNYPVSKAKALINDRVYTA from the coding sequence TTGAAGAGGCTTGGCAAGGTATTACACTTATCGACTCACGGCAACCTTATAATCCGCTCGGATGACGGGTCACTTCCCAGAATGAACAGCAGCGTGTTAACCAAAAAAATGGAGAAGATCGGCACCGTTTACGACATCTTTGGCCCGGAGAAGGATCCATATATTTCCGTCAGGCTTTTTAAGAATTATCCGGTGTCCAAGGCTAAAGCGCTCATAAATGACCGAGTCTACACGGCATAG
- a CDS encoding histidinol phosphate phosphatase domain-containing protein → MIDLHTHTLFSDGELIPSELVRRAKVAGYQAIALTDHADFTNLDFLLEGAKKARYLEESYDIRVLAGVEITHVPPKLIPKLARMAKHAGAEIVVVHGESPVEPVAPLTNLAAAECEDVDILAHPGYITEEEAKLAADNGICLEITARYGHNVTNGHVARMAKAAGARLVVDTDTHSPDDLITREKALAVARGAGLTAEEAEKALQNSKDLLIKILKKRV, encoded by the coding sequence ATGATCGACCTTCACACTCACACCCTTTTCAGCGACGGGGAGCTGATCCCGAGCGAGCTGGTCCGCAGGGCCAAGGTGGCCGGATACCAGGCCATCGCCCTCACCGACCACGCTGACTTCACCAACCTGGACTTTTTACTCGAGGGGGCGAAGAAGGCACGGTACCTGGAGGAAAGCTACGACATCAGGGTGCTGGCGGGAGTGGAGATCACCCATGTTCCTCCGAAGCTCATCCCGAAGCTCGCCCGGATGGCGAAGCATGCGGGAGCGGAGATCGTGGTCGTGCACGGCGAGTCCCCGGTGGAGCCGGTCGCTCCGCTGACCAACCTGGCGGCCGCGGAGTGCGAGGACGTGGACATTCTGGCCCATCCCGGCTACATCACCGAAGAGGAGGCTAAGCTCGCCGCGGATAACGGCATCTGCTTAGAGATCACGGCCCGGTATGGCCACAACGTGACGAACGGCCACGTCGCCCGGATGGCAAAGGCCGCGGGCGCGCGCCTCGTCGTCGACACGGACACGCACTCGCCCGATGATCTCATAACGAGGGAAAAGGCCCTCGCAGTAGCCCGGGGCGCGGGCCTGACGGCGGAAGAGGCCGAAAAAGCGCTCCAAAATTCGAAAGATTTATTAATAAAAATCCTCAAAAAGAGAGTATAG
- a CDS encoding signal recognition particle subunit SRP19/SEC65 family protein produces the protein MQREEMQSNKRIFVWPVYLDLNHTRKEGRLTKKEHSVKAPKVSEIKRAAENLGLHPEVEANRAHPARPFDRSGRVTIDNLGPKSALLDRIGAEIIRLRGGKQ, from the coding sequence ATGCAGCGAGAGGAGATGCAAAGCAATAAGCGGATCTTCGTGTGGCCCGTCTACCTTGACCTGAACCATACGAGGAAAGAGGGCCGCCTGACGAAGAAGGAGCACTCGGTCAAGGCCCCTAAGGTGTCCGAGATCAAGCGTGCGGCCGAGAATCTGGGTTTACATCCGGAGGTCGAGGCTAACCGGGCGCACCCTGCCCGGCCGTTCGACAGGTCCGGGCGCGTGACGATCGACAACCTCGGGCCGAAGTCTGCGCTGCTGGACCGCATAGGCGCCGAGATCATCCGGCTGCGCGGTGGCAAGCAGTAG
- a CDS encoding DUF3194 domain-containing protein: MKDEALIEAVYDAALEYIYSVVPVKRIDDLDIAVALDEGEVTIDIRLITDRGEAVDQKTVDEAIKVASEKAEKLMGPKT, from the coding sequence ATGAAGGACGAAGCCCTGATCGAGGCGGTCTACGATGCCGCCCTCGAGTACATTTACTCCGTCGTTCCCGTCAAGCGCATCGACGACCTGGATATCGCCGTGGCACTGGACGAGGGCGAAGTGACCATCGACATCCGGCTCATCACCGACCGCGGCGAGGCGGTCGACCAGAAGACCGTCGACGAGGCCATCAAGGTGGCCTCCGAGAAGGCTGAAAAACTCATGGGCCCAAAAACGTAA
- a CDS encoding prefoldin subunit beta, translating to MNELPPQIQNQLAQLQQIQQQAQALMQQRSQVEMVLRETERALDELKKTEDDAVVYKAAGELLVKANKEEVLKDLEEKKDSLDVRMKSLARQEERIQSRFTQLQDQLKAALGKGPSGKEAS from the coding sequence ATGAACGAACTACCACCGCAGATCCAGAACCAGCTTGCCCAGCTGCAGCAGATCCAGCAGCAGGCGCAGGCGCTCATGCAGCAGAGAAGCCAGGTCGAGATGGTCCTCCGGGAGACCGAGAGGGCGCTTGATGAGCTCAAGAAGACCGAGGACGACGCCGTCGTCTACAAGGCCGCCGGCGAGCTGCTCGTGAAGGCCAACAAGGAAGAAGTGCTCAAGGACCTGGAGGAGAAGAAGGACTCCCTGGACGTGAGGATGAAGTCGCTGGCCCGCCAGGAAGAGCGCATCCAGTCCCGTTTCACGCAGCTCCAGGATCAGCTTAAGGCCGCGCTTGGCAAGGGCCCCAGCGGGAAAGAGGCCTCATAA
- a CDS encoding KEOPS complex subunit Pcc1: MHTVFVEFAFGPVAGKVHEALKPELQAAPSERSRIELRQDGGLLTLFIEAEDIISLRAALNTWLRLIKIAGEMLNARNTI, from the coding sequence ATGCACACCGTATTCGTCGAGTTCGCCTTCGGCCCCGTGGCCGGCAAGGTGCATGAAGCACTGAAGCCCGAACTCCAGGCCGCTCCGTCCGAGCGCTCCCGCATAGAGCTCAGGCAGGACGGAGGCCTGTTAACATTATTTATCGAAGCCGAGGACATCATCTCTCTTCGCGCGGCGCTCAACACTTGGCTGCGCCTCATAAAAATAGCCGGGGAGATGTTGAATGCCCGTAATACTATTTGA
- a CDS encoding DNA-directed RNA polymerase subunit P produces MVYKCAHCKHVVELDKEYGGVRCPYCGHRVLVKERPTTIKRVKAV; encoded by the coding sequence ATGGTATACAAATGCGCCCACTGCAAGCACGTAGTGGAGCTTGACAAGGAATATGGCGGCGTCCGGTGCCCCTACTGCGGCCACCGCGTGCTGGTCAAAGAAAGGCCGACCACCATCAAGCGTGTTAAAGCCGTATAG